The following coding sequences are from one Zalophus californianus isolate mZalCal1 chromosome 5, mZalCal1.pri.v2, whole genome shotgun sequence window:
- the LOC113928443 gene encoding erythroid membrane-associated protein-like has protein sequence MGEEGLKLARRYAENVTLDPETAHRYLRVAEDNKSVKGGDTLQELPESRQRFENLVCVLGQQFFSKGRHYWEVNVKKKEKWTLGICKHSIRRQGEIIVSPETGFWTLCLNRSKDYQALANPRITLHLEESPEIIGIFLDYEAGRVSFYNVTNLTHIYTYKECFTEALRPYFYPGPLYNGQNEHPLTILSLRYINKPGRRCSV, from the exons ATGGGAGAAGAAG ggtTGAAACTTGCTCGAAGATATGCAG AAAATGTTACCCTGGATCCAGAGACAGCTCACCGATATCTCCGAGTTGCTGAGGACAATAAAAGTGTGAAAGGAGGTGATACCTTGCAAGAACTGCCCGAAAGTAGGCAGCGGTTTGAAAACCTAGTCTGTGTATTAGGTCagcaatttttttccaaaggtaGACACTACTGGGAAGtgaatgtgaaaaagaaagaaaaatggactcTGGGCATTTGTAAACATTCTATCCGCAGACAAGGAGAAATCATCGTGTCCCCAGAAACTGGGTTCTGGACACTGTGTTTGAATAGAAGTAAGGACTACCAAGCTCTTGCAAATCCACGGATAACACTCCACCTTGAGGAATCTCCTGAGATTATTGGAATCTTCCTGGACTATGAGGCTGGGAGGGTGTCCTTTTATAACGTGACCAACCTGACTCACATCTACACCTACAAAGAGTGCTTCACTGAGGCCTTGAGACCATACTTTTATCCTGGCCCCCTCTACAATGGTCAAAATGAACACCCTCTGACCATCCTGTCATTAAGGTACATAAACAAGCCAGGAAGAAGATGTTCTGTGTGA